A genome region from Candidatus Binatia bacterium includes the following:
- the dnaJ gene encoding molecular chaperone DnaJ, producing MVAQKRDYYEILGVSRGAGEEEVKKAYRKLAMKHHPDRNPGDRAAEERFKEASEAYQVLTDAERRAQYDRFGHAAFDQRAGFGGFDFSGAGFEDIFSDIFGDFLGGGRGRSRSRARRGEDLRYDLTIKFEEAIVGTEKVINIPRLASCETCGGKGTKDGTPRATCTACRGSGQVRFQQGFFTIAKTCGQCNGQGSVIKDPCRACGGNGATQKMQALNIKVPGGVDTGSRLKLRGEGEPGRNGGPPGDLYIVIDVREHPLFTRHEDDIVCEIPISFPQAALGAEIDVPTLDGKVKLKVAAGAQSGAVMRLKGKGAPSLRGAGRGDQLVRIVVETPRKLTARQRELLEEFARSSGEEVHPLAKGFLDKVKEMLG from the coding sequence TTGGTGGCGCAAAAGCGCGATTACTATGAGATCCTGGGCGTGAGCCGCGGCGCCGGCGAGGAGGAAGTCAAGAAGGCTTACCGCAAGCTGGCGATGAAGCACCATCCCGACCGCAACCCGGGTGATCGGGCCGCCGAGGAACGGTTCAAAGAAGCCTCTGAGGCGTATCAAGTGCTGACCGACGCCGAGCGCCGCGCACAATACGATCGCTTCGGCCACGCGGCCTTTGACCAGCGCGCCGGTTTCGGAGGCTTTGATTTTTCTGGCGCCGGATTCGAAGACATCTTCAGCGACATCTTCGGGGACTTCCTCGGAGGCGGCCGCGGCCGCAGCCGTAGTCGGGCGAGGCGAGGCGAGGACCTGCGCTACGATCTGACCATCAAATTCGAAGAAGCGATTGTCGGTACCGAAAAAGTGATCAACATCCCACGTCTGGCCAGCTGCGAAACGTGCGGCGGCAAAGGCACCAAGGATGGGACCCCCCGCGCCACCTGCACGGCATGCCGCGGCAGTGGACAGGTGCGGTTCCAACAGGGGTTCTTCACCATCGCCAAGACCTGTGGCCAGTGCAATGGCCAGGGATCGGTCATCAAGGATCCGTGCCGTGCCTGCGGCGGGAACGGCGCGACCCAGAAGATGCAGGCGCTCAACATCAAGGTGCCTGGCGGCGTCGATACCGGCTCCCGGCTGAAACTACGGGGCGAGGGTGAACCTGGGCGAAACGGCGGACCACCGGGCGACCTCTACATCGTCATCGACGTGCGCGAACATCCCCTGTTTACGCGCCACGAGGACGACATTGTCTGTGAGATCCCCATCAGCTTTCCCCAGGCGGCGCTGGGGGCTGAAATCGATGTCCCAACCCTCGACGGCAAGGTGAAGCTGAAGGTTGCTGCCGGCGCGCAGTCGGGCGCCGTGATGCGGCTGAAAGGTAAAGGCGCGCCCAGTCTGCGTGGCGCCGGTCGCGGTGATCAGTTGGTGCGCATCGTGGTCGAGACACCGCGTAAGCTGACCGCTCGGCAACGGGAACTGCTGGAGGAGTTTGCACGCAGCAGCGGAGAAGAGGTACACCCCCTGGCGAAAGGATTCCTGGATAAGGTAAAGGAGATGCTCGGCTGA